In the genome of Thermoproteus tenax Kra 1, the window CTCGGTCTTCCTAGTGGAGAACGGACAGGCGGGATACTCCAAGCCGTATTTTGGCCCATATCAAGTGCCCATAATAGGAACTCCCACGACCCTAGTGGGCGACTCGGAGGGAGGCGAGCTGTACCTCAGAGGGCTCCTCCTAGGCGGTCTGCCGCCGCAAGGGTTCCTTGAGTTCTTGAACTACTCTGGGATGCTCAACGAGACTGCCCTAAATCAGCCGCAGGTCAGCGTTAGGCAGAGCCCCGGCCCCCAGCCGCTTCTTGCCCTCCCCGTGGCGTTCGCCGTGGGCGCCGCGAGCGTCTTCTCGCCGTGCGTCCTGCCGGTGTTGACCGTGGGCGCTGTGGCCACTGCGGCCAGGCGCAACCTAGGTAGAGTCCTAGCTGGAATGGCCCTCGCCTTCAGCGCCTTTGGCGCCGGGGTCTCCGCCTTGGGTCAAGCCGTGTCCGGGGTCAAGACCGCGCTTGAGGGCATCGGCGGCTCTGTGTTGTTGTTGTTGGGCCTCGTGTTGATGGTGCCGGCGCTCGAGAGGCGCTTCGTGATCTCCATGTCCGGTCTCCAGACCCGCGCGTCCAAGATGGCTAGAGGCGCCGGCGACTTCGCTCTGGGGCTCTCGTTGGGCGCTGTGTGGACTCCTTGTATCGCGCCGTTCATGGGCGTAGCCGCCGTATCCGCTCTCATCTCCGGCAACTTCCTCGTGGGTTTCGCCATAATGATCGCATACGCATTGGGCCTCTCGTTGGCCGTATATGCGGTCCTCAAAGCTGTGTCGAAGTGGGGGAAGAGGGCGGCCGCTAGGTCTATTGGTTTAAGCAAGTGGGGGAGGAGGCTCGAGCTTATAGTCGGGGCCGTCTCCATTTTGCTGGGCATCTTGCTTCTTGGGGAGGCGCTGGGCCTCGGCACTTGGAGCGCCACCTTCGGCCAACTGGAGAGCTTGTTCCCAGGGCTCTAAAACTTTAAAAGAGGGAACTAACAAGCGCTCGTGCGCGTCCCCTACGCCGGAGAGACTATAGAGGTGCCCCAGGGAGTTACGGCTAAGGTAGAGAAGATAGGCGACTTCGACTACAAAATATCTGTGAAGGGGCCGTTGGGCGCCCTCGAGAAGGTCTACCGCAATATACCTGTCTCAATTACGGCGGCCGAGAACAAAATAATACTGGAGGTCCACGGAGCTAGGAAGAGGGAGTACGCAATAATGGGGGCTATAAAGGGGGAATTGAAAAATATGTTCCTAGGGGTTACTAGAGGGTGGCGCTACAAGCTGAAGATAATATATACGCACTTCCCCATGCTCGTCAAAATACAGGGTAGCCAGATAAGCATTGAGAATTTCCTCGGAAGAAAGTCCAAGGTGGTCCTGGAGATCCCGAAGGGCGTGAAGGTTCAGCTACAGGGCAAGGAGGACATAGTAGTTGAGGGAGTTGACAAGGAGCTCGTGGGCCAGTTCGCAGCCAACCTCCAGAGGGCCGTCGAGCTTCATGGAGATGAAAAGCCTGCGCCCCACGGCCGCGAGGGCGGCCTCGGCGTAGTCGACGGTATTTACGTATATGGAGTCGAACACATCAAATGAGCTCGAGCTCATTCTGAGGAAGAAGGCAGCTGAGCTTCTGGCCAGAAGGGGAAGGGGGGACTGTTGTACAACGCGGTACCCTGTGGCCTACGAGGTGCAGAGCCTAGAGGAGCTCAACAGAGCCGTGAAAAGCTGTAGGATCTCGTTCGTTATGTTCTTCGGCAGAGTGTGTCCATACTGTAGGGCCTTCGATCCTATATTTAGACACGTGGGATCTAAATACCAAGAAGTGGCTAACTTCGTCAAGGCTGAAGTAGAGCGGTTCGCCTTCACGGCCGCCGCCTTGGGCATAATGGGGACTCCTACGACATTCGCCTTCGTCGACGGAGCGCCAGCAGACGCCCTGCCCGGCTTCGCGATAGCGCCTGTGTTTGAGGAGTTCGTACAACGCCATCTACAGAGGGCCCGCTGTGCCTAAACTGTTTTAAAGGGGAATCTTGCCCTCAATATGGCGAGGATAGTGATTGTGGGAGGAGGCGCTGCAGGGGCCTCCGCCGCAGCTAGGGCGAGGAGGCTCGATCCCAACGCCGAGATAACTATGATCGAGGCAGGAGGCATGATAACTCATGCCCCATGTGGAATCCCCTACGCGGTGAGCGGCGTCGTCGCCGACTATAGGAGCCTCATGACCTATACGCCAGAAGAGTTCGAGAAAGAGAGGAACATCAGAGTGCTAACGCACACCAAAGCTGTGGATGTAGATGTAGACAAACGCACTATCACAATATCTAGGGGAGGGAGGGAGGAGGCGCTACAATGGGACAAGCTAGTTATCGCCACTGGCGCACGTCCGCTGGTTCCCAAGATACCCGGCGTTGAGCTCTCCGGAGTGTTGACCGTGCGCCTACCTGATGATGTGCCGCATCTTAGGGCGGAGTTAGACAAAGCCACCACAGTGGGCATTATAGGAGGCGGATATATAGGAGTGGAGATGGCCGAGGCCGCGTTGAGATTGGGGAAAAAGGTGGTGCTCTTCGAGATGATGGACAGACTGCTCCCCGCGGCGCTTGACTCAGATATGTCTGCCGTATTGGCCGAAGAGATGAGGAAATACGGCGTGGATCTGCATCTAGGAGAGAGGGTAGTTGAACTAAAGGGGTCCGGAGGGGTCGTCTCGGCGGTCCTCACCGAGAGAGGCGAGTATAGAGTCGATAAAGTCATCCTAGCCGTCGGCGTTAGGCCCGACGTCGAGCTTGCAACTAAGGCAGGTGTGAAATTGGGTGAGACCGGCGCTGTAAACGTCAACGAGTACATGGAGACCTCTGTGCCCGACGTCTACGCCGCAGGTGATGTGGCCGAGAAGGTGCACAGACTGACTGGGAGGAGGGTCTGGATACCGTTGGCACCCTCGGCCAACAAGGAGGGGCAAGTGGCCGGGGGAAACGCGGCCAAGGGGCGCGTGTTGAAGTTCCCAGGGATAGTCGGCACAGCCGCGACTAAATTCTTCGACTTGTATATAGCGAGGACGGGCCTCAGCGAGTTTGAGGCGCAACAGTTGGGCATAAAGTATGAAAAGGCTGTTATAAAGGCCAGGACCAAGGCACAGTACTACCCTGGCTACGCCCAAGTCCACGTGAAGATGTTAGCCGAGCAAGGCACCGGCAGAATCCTCGGCGTGCAGGTCCTCGGATGGGACCACGCAGTGGTCTCCTATGCGGATATATCAGCGATCGCGATCGAGAGAGGGGCCACTATAGAAGATATGTTCTTCGCCGATATAAGTTACATGCCCGCCACGGCCCCCGTGTGGCATCCGCTGATAGTAGCGGCGAGAGTTTTATCAAGAGGCAAACTATAGAGCCATTTATAGTCGTGATTCAATGTTATTAACTTCCTTTTTCGATGAGATATGATAACGGTCGTCGGAAGCGGCAGAGTCGGCGCAACTACCGCTGCGATGCTCGGAGTTCTCGGCGTAGATAACAAAATCGTGTTGATAGATATAATAAAAGGGCTCCCCCAGGGCGAGGCGCTCGACTTGAACCACATGTCCTCCATCTTGGGACTGGACGTCTATTACACTGGCTCCAACGACTACGCCGATATGAAGGGGAGCGACTTGGTCATAGTTACGGCGGGTCTTGCGAGGAAGCCCGGGATGACTAGGGAGCAGTTGCTTGAGCAGAACGCCCAGATAGTGGCCAACATAGGGAAAGAGATAGCCAAGTATGCCCCAGACTCGGTGGTCATATTGACCACAAATCCGCTGGACGCCATGACATATGTGATGTGGAGGGCGACTGGATTTTCAAGAGAGAGAGTGGTTGGATTCAGCGGAGTCTTGGACGGAGGCAGACTCGCCTTTTATGCGGGGCAGAAGTTAGGGATATCGCCGGCATCGATAATACCGATAGTGTTAGGGCAACATGGGGAGAGCATGTTCCCTGTGCCCAGCAAGAGCTTTGTATTCGGCGTGCCGTTGGATAAACTGCTGAAGCCGGAGGAGATAAAGGAGGCGGTGGAGGAGACCGTCAAGGCGGGCGCCAGAATCACGGAGCTGAGGGGCTTCTCCTCCAACTGGGCGCCCGGCGCCGGCGTGGCCATAATGGCCAAGGCAGTTAAACGGGATGAGAGGAGGGCGCTTATAGCGTCCGTGGTCCTCGACGGCGAGTACGGCGTGAGGGGCATACCTGTTGAAGTTCCCGTGGTCCTAGGGAGAGGCGGCGCCATAAAGGTCTTGGAAGTCGAGTTGTCGCCTGAGGAGAAACAAAGGTTCCAGCAAAGCGTGGAAGCGATTAGTAAACTATTAAACTCTCTTCCAGCCCAATATAAGTGAGTCAAGAGGTACTGGCCGAGGTTCAAGGCCCTCTGGTTTTCAGAATAATATACGATAGAGAGCTAGACTATTTGTACTGCCATATTCCTATTGATAAAAGGATTACTAGAAACGTTGTACGCGAAATATCCAATATAACCCATGATCCATGGAGATATGTAGAGGGCTTGGGCCTTGTGCTAGATCTGTCTGCCTGGGCTTCGGAGAACGGCGTCGATCCCCGAGCTCTGGGCAAGATGTATGAAGCCAAATACCGAGAGATCTTAGATTCTGTAAAGAAGATATTAGATGAAGCCAAAGAGACAGCCGGGGAGAGAAAGCGTAAGAAAAAGAGGACTAAGAGGAAGAGCAAAAGAAAAAAGAGCAAGAAGAGTAGTGGAAAGAAGAATCGAAAAAGTAAAAAATGACACACGGCCGTAGGATTACATGGCCGACGCAACACCCATAGGTCCTGCTCCTGCCGAGGTTCCTCATATTGAGGTGGACGAGGAGACAAAGGAGATCATCAAGGAGACTCTCTCGCAGATGGACTCAGTTGTAGAGCTACACTATTTCCGAGGGCAACACTGCCAGAGCAGAGACACCAACTGGTGTGTCCCCACTGAGGAGTTCTTGGACTTGTTAAGCCAGTTGGCTCCTGCGGGCAAGCTGGTGGTGCACAAATACGACGAAGAGAAAGACAAGGACGCCTTCGCCAAATTCGGAGTAGAACCGACCAGAGTTCCCGCGATCTATTTCGGCGATGGATTCATTAGATATTGGGGCGCTCCGATGGGCGAGGAGGTCAGAGCGTTCATTGAGACCGTGGTGAGACTCTCCACTGGCCGCAGCGGGCTGAGGGCTAGGACTAAGAACGAGCTCGCCGCCCTCGCCGAGAAGGCCCAGAAGAGAGTTTACGTCATGACTGTAGTGACGCCGTCTTGTCCCTACTGTCCCTACGCGGTGCTCCTCGCCAATATGTTCGCCTACGAAAGCAAGGGGAAGGTCGTATCGGTAATGGTCGAGGCCTATGAGAACCCGGACATAGCGGATCAGTACGGCGTAACAGGAGTGCCCGCCGTGATTCTAATGAGGGAGGGCGATCCGATGGGCAATATGGAGTTTGTGGGCGTTCCGCCTGAGCACGAGCTGTTGGCCCGCGTCAAGGAATACGCTGGCCTTTAATGAGGATCTACTTCGCCACCTCCAACAGGCACAAAGTATTGGAGGCCAGCTCCGTGTTGAAAAGATACTCCATAGAGGTGGAACAGATAATGGTAAAAAAGCTAGAGGTCCAAGCCGACGACGTTGAGGAGATAGCGAGGACTGCCGCCGAGGATCTCTGTGCGCGCAGGATGGACATGACAGTCGTTGAGGACGACGGTCTCTATATAAAGGCTTTGGAGGGCTTCCCAGGTCCGTATTCCGAGTACGTCTACAGGACTCTGGGGCTCCGGCGGGTGCTCAAGTTGCTTGAGGGCGTTGGAGATCGCTCGGCGTTTTTCAAAGCGGCGGTCGGTTTGTGCAACAACGGTGTGCCGCACGTCTTCGTAGGAGTTGTCGATGGCGAAATAGCCTTAGAGCCCAGAGGATTGGGCGGCTTTGGCTATGATCCCATCTTTATTCCAAAGGGGTATAGCCTCACTTTCGCAGAGTTGAGCATAGAGGAGAAGTCCAAGATCTCTCACCGGGCGCGCGCATTCCAGGCTCTGGCTGAGTGGCTCTTGGCGCATAACTGATTTATATTTGAGGCTTACATTTTCCGTGGATATATTGAGCACCCCGCTCTCGGAGGTTGCTACTAAAAACGTAGTGACAATAGGGGAGAAGGAGAGGGTGATAGATGCGTTGCGAAAGATGGTGGAGCTAGATATAAGGCGGTTGCCGATTGTCAAGAACAAGACATTGGTGGGCATCATCACGGCCCTCGATATACTTGATGCCATATACTCCATCGTTGAATCGGGCGAGGGGTCGCTCTACGCAGACATATACATGAGACCCGCCGTGGAGTTCGCCACAAGGAACGTAGTGACTGCGAGACCTGATATGACTGTGGGCGATGCCATCTCGTTGTTCCTCAAACACAACTTCGGCTCAATGCCCATTGTAGATGAGGAGGGCAACTTGGTGGGCATATTCACCGAGTGGGACGCCATGAAGATAGTTGCCAACGCTGGATTTCCCCACAAGGTCAGAGATGTTATGACCAGAATAGTCTACGTCCTCACGAGATATTCCACCGTTATGGACGCCTTGGAGGGGATAACTGTATACAGATTCAGAAGATACCCAATAGTGGACGAGAAGGGGAAGGTCTTTGCCATGCTTCACGCCAAGGACGTCCTACGTTATTTCGCCGAGGAGGCCACAGTCAATAGGGCCAAAGAGGGAGAGGTCAATGAGATAGTCAACGAGTACGCAGTCAATATAGCGAAGTCGCCCATATTCCTGGCCACGCCAGACGACTACGTTACAGACGTGGTGAGAAAGATGCTGGAGTACGACGTAGGGGGAGTGCCAGTAGTGGACAAGGACAGTGGAAACGTGGTAGGCATGGTCACTGAGAAGACGCTCCTCCTTCTCTTTGCTTGATAATCATAGCCAAGATAAGCCCGGCGATAGTTACGCTTAAGGCGATAGTTGCCGATCCCAATGCCACAACTAGGGGACCGTAGGGCCCGACGTTGGCCGACAGCGAGCTTTGCGAAAGAGAGCAGCTCAGCCTCAATACGTTGAACTCGAGCACTCTGACGAGACCCTCGGCTTGTTGAGAGGTGGGCTGTTGATCGCAGTACAGAGAATAGCCCGGCGATGCGGCGTAAACTACAATGATGCGGTGGTTCTCGGGACATTGTATTAGGAAGGACGTCGGCTGTTGGCTCAGAGAACACGCAGAGAAGGGGTAGCTCAGTCCCACCACTGCCCTGGAGGGAGACGACGACGGTATATTAATCCAAGTATAAGTAGAGTTGGGTATAGAATATCTCGTCTCGTTTATCTGGATATAGCCGGGGCCGAATGTGACCGTCGCGGTCTTATTTGGGCCTGTCTGTAACAGAGTTTGGGCGCTTACCAGCGCAACAACGGCGATCAACGCCACGAACAGACGCATGGAAGGGATGCAGATGGCCTTAATATTTCTTTTCGAGCGTATTATCTCAAAATGTTTTTATTTAGTACTGGCTCCGATGGCGTGTCGCTTTCCTCTCTACACGAGGCTGTAAGGAGGGCGTTGGAGGAGAGGGGGTTCGTCGAACTTACCGAGCCGCAAAAAAGGGCGCTTCCACATATCCTTGAGGGAAAGAACGTGTTGATAGTGGCGCCCACGGGCTCTGGTAAGACAGAGGCGGCGTTGTTGCCAATTATGTCCAAGTTCCTCGCAGAGGGCCCGGGCGATCCCGGCATATACATTCTCTACATCACTCCCCTCAGGGCGTTGAACAGAGACCTTCTCGATAGACTGAAATGGTGGGGCGCCAAGCTCAACGTATCTGTGGACGTGCGCCACGGCGATACCGACGAGACTGACAGACAAAGACAGAGCAAAAACCCGCCGCACATGCTCATCACAACGCCCGAGATGCTTCAGGCAATTCTCACCGGGAAAAGGCTCTTGGAACACTTGAGACGACTCAGATGGATCATTGTCGACGAAGTACACGAGCTAGCCGAGGACAAAAGAGGCGTTCAGCTCAGCGTAGCCCTAGAGAGGATAAGGTATCATGTCGGGAGAGACATCCAGATAGTTGGGCTTTCGGCAACTGTAGGCTCTATAGACGAGGTGGCAAAGTTCTTGTTCGGCGTTGGTAGACCCTACGTTGTAGTGCAAGTGGGCACCCGCGATATGGATCTCTCGGTGGTCAGACCAAGGCCCACTGCGCGCGACGCTGAGGAGGCAAACAGACTGGGCACACACGAGGAAGTGGCGGCGCGCCTCAGGTCCATCAAAGAGATGGTTGAAAGACATAAAACAACTTTGATATTTGTAAATACTAGGAGCATGGCCGAGCTACTCGGCTTTAGGCTGTCTCAGGCCTATCCAGACCTCCCGGTCGCAGTGCATCACTCGTCGCTCTCCAAGATGGTGAGGCTCTCAGTTGAGAGCGGGCTCAAGAGCGGGGCCCTCAAGGCGGTGGTCGCTACATCCAGCTTGGAGTTGGGCATAGACATAGGACACGTGGACCTAGTGATACAGTACCTCTCGCCTCACCAAGTAGTGAGGTTAGTTCAGAGAGTGGGCCGAAGCGGACACAAGCTGACTCTGACGCCAAAGGGGGTAATAGTGGCCGACGATGTGAAC includes:
- a CDS encoding CBS domain-containing protein, with protein sequence MDILSTPLSEVATKNVVTIGEKERVIDALRKMVELDIRRLPIVKNKTLVGIITALDILDAIYSIVESGEGSLYADIYMRPAVEFATRNVVTARPDMTVGDAISLFLKHNFGSMPIVDEEGNLVGIFTEWDAMKIVANAGFPHKVRDVMTRIVYVLTRYSTVMDALEGITVYRFRRYPIVDEKGKVFAMLHAKDVLRYFAEEATVNRAKEGEVNEIVNEYAVNIAKSPIFLATPDDYVTDVVRKMLEYDVGGVPVVDKDSGNVVGMVTEKTLLLLFA
- a CDS encoding malate dehydrogenase, with protein sequence MITVVGSGRVGATTAAMLGVLGVDNKIVLIDIIKGLPQGEALDLNHMSSILGLDVYYTGSNDYADMKGSDLVIVTAGLARKPGMTREQLLEQNAQIVANIGKEIAKYAPDSVVILTTNPLDAMTYVMWRATGFSRERVVGFSGVLDGGRLAFYAGQKLGISPASIIPIVLGQHGESMFPVPSKSFVFGVPLDKLLKPEEIKEAVEETVKAGARITELRGFSSNWAPGAGVAIMAKAVKRDERRALIASVVLDGEYGVRGIPVEVPVVLGRGGAIKVLEVELSPEEKQRFQQSVEAISKLLNSLPAQYK
- a CDS encoding thioredoxin family protein, which gives rise to MESNTSNELELILRKKAAELLARRGRGDCCTTRYPVAYEVQSLEELNRAVKSCRISFVMFFGRVCPYCRAFDPIFRHVGSKYQEVANFVKAEVERFAFTAAALGIMGTPTTFAFVDGAPADALPGFAIAPVFEEFVQRHLQRARCA
- a CDS encoding cytochrome c biogenesis protein — its product is MRLLLAVLLMAALALAGSVAQLGGLSFYEVSSIQDLSSYLAAHPGPTLVFVHEEGCPACEYMISNVFTNAEVEAALAKFNLVAVDTTYVPVSSIPVYLNGSVFLVENGQAGYSKPYFGPYQVPIIGTPTTLVGDSEGGELYLRGLLLGGLPPQGFLEFLNYSGMLNETALNQPQVSVRQSPGPQPLLALPVAFAVGAASVFSPCVLPVLTVGAVATAARRNLGRVLAGMALAFSAFGAGVSALGQAVSGVKTALEGIGGSVLLLLGLVLMVPALERRFVISMSGLQTRASKMARGAGDFALGLSLGAVWTPCIAPFMGVAAVSALISGNFLVGFAIMIAYALGLSLAVYAVLKAVSKWGKRAAARSIGLSKWGRRLELIVGAVSILLGILLLGEALGLGTWSATFGQLESLFPGL
- a CDS encoding XTP/dITP diphosphatase; this encodes MRIYFATSNRHKVLEASSVLKRYSIEVEQIMVKKLEVQADDVEEIARTAAEDLCARRMDMTVVEDDGLYIKALEGFPGPYSEYVYRTLGLRRVLKLLEGVGDRSAFFKAAVGLCNNGVPHVFVGVVDGEIALEPRGLGGFGYDPIFIPKGYSLTFAELSIEEKSKISHRARAFQALAEWLLAHN
- a CDS encoding 50S ribosomal protein L6; protein product: MRVPYAGETIEVPQGVTAKVEKIGDFDYKISVKGPLGALEKVYRNIPVSITAAENKIILEVHGARKREYAIMGAIKGELKNMFLGVTRGWRYKLKIIYTHFPMLVKIQGSQISIENFLGRKSKVVLEIPKGVKVQLQGKEDIVVEGVDKELVGQFAANLQRAVELHGDEKPAPHGREGGLGVVDGIYVYGVEHIK
- a CDS encoding FAD-dependent oxidoreductase, which encodes MARIVIVGGGAAGASAAARARRLDPNAEITMIEAGGMITHAPCGIPYAVSGVVADYRSLMTYTPEEFEKERNIRVLTHTKAVDVDVDKRTITISRGGREEALQWDKLVIATGARPLVPKIPGVELSGVLTVRLPDDVPHLRAELDKATTVGIIGGGYIGVEMAEAALRLGKKVVLFEMMDRLLPAALDSDMSAVLAEEMRKYGVDLHLGERVVELKGSGGVVSAVLTERGEYRVDKVILAVGVRPDVELATKAGVKLGETGAVNVNEYMETSVPDVYAAGDVAEKVHRLTGRRVWIPLAPSANKEGQVAGGNAAKGRVLKFPGIVGTAATKFFDLYIARTGLSEFEAQQLGIKYEKAVIKARTKAQYYPGYAQVHVKMLAEQGTGRILGVQVLGWDHAVVSYADISAIAIERGATIEDMFFADISYMPATAPVWHPLIVAARVLSRGKL
- the pdo gene encoding protein disulfide oxidoreductase, producing the protein MADATPIGPAPAEVPHIEVDEETKEIIKETLSQMDSVVELHYFRGQHCQSRDTNWCVPTEEFLDLLSQLAPAGKLVVHKYDEEKDKDAFAKFGVEPTRVPAIYFGDGFIRYWGAPMGEEVRAFIETVVRLSTGRSGLRARTKNELAALAEKAQKRVYVMTVVTPSCPYCPYAVLLANMFAYESKGKVVSVMVEAYENPDIADQYGVTGVPAVILMREGDPMGNMEFVGVPPEHELLARVKEYAGL